A portion of the Flavobacterium limnophilum genome contains these proteins:
- a CDS encoding heavy-metal-associated domain-containing protein, whose translation MKNVLLGMMLLVVTLSTQAQEKKNKNAKYTIAVNGNCEQCQRRIQKAAFSVDGVKMANWNIETHKLEVTLNEEKTSVAEVKKAVAKVGHDAGEVRAADATYEKLHHCCQYEREKPAK comes from the coding sequence ATGAAAAATGTATTATTAGGAATGATGTTATTAGTAGTAACTCTTTCCACACAAGCACAAGAAAAAAAGAATAAAAACGCTAAATATACCATTGCTGTTAATGGTAATTGCGAACAGTGTCAAAGAAGAATCCAAAAAGCAGCTTTCTCGGTTGATGGAGTAAAAATGGCCAACTGGAATATCGAAACCCATAAATTGGAAGTGACCCTCAACGAAGAAAAAACATCTGTTGCCGAAGTTAAAAAGGCTGTTGCCAAAGTTGGCCATGATGCCGGTGAAGTTAGGGCGGCAGATGCGACTTATGAGAAACTTCATCATTGTTGTCAATATGAAAGAGAAAAACCAGCCAAGTAG